The DNA region GGATCAACCTGGGGCTGCGCAACGCCGTACGCCAGGGGCAGCTGCCACAGGGCCTGGATACCGCACGTGCAGCCGTCGCCATGTTTGCCCACATCAACGGCATCATCTATCAATGGTTGCTGGTGCCCGACAGTTTCTCGTTACCTGAAGAGGCCGAGCAAATGGTCGATGTGTGTCTGGACATGCTTCGCTATAGCCCGGCCTTACGCGTAAGGGCTGTTGCTGCCTGAAAAAGTGACGGTGCATGAAGCCTGCCGGTTTCCTGGTGCACCGACCTTTCTCACAAAGGCTAACTCCATTCCTTGCTTCGCATACAGCCTATTTGCCGGCTGTTTATCTGTTCGGCCCGACCCTGTCCGTTTATTACGACCAATTGACCTGCGGCTTACAAAAGTTTTGTAGGAAACGAGTAGGACATTTCCCGATACATGTAGCTGATTTCCCAAAGTAATTTCCGACTATTGCTCCGTGGGAAAACTCCCTTCACTCTTCGCCTCCTGAAAAAACAGAAGAGAGGAAGGTTGCATGCTTTTGCCGAATCTTGCGCCGATGTGTCCCGAAATTGACCACAGCTCCGCCGATGTCCATCCGGGCGGGGCAGGTCGTGCCTGTCGTGCGTCCAGACGCACACAGCAGGTAACCGAAACGCGCAAGACGGCTTCAGGCAATGGCGCTACCCGATCCACCAATGGACTGAAAGGAGGGCAGGTAATGTCGGACAGCGGATCTGATGCTGTGAGGTTTTTGAACAGTATCGGACAACAATCCGGACCTGTTTCGGTAGATTCGATATCGGGGACGCCGGTCATACGACTGGGTTTGATAACCACCTTGTACTTCCGTGACGGTCACAGCCTGGAGGCCAGACGACGGATCGAAGGCTGCTTCGCACGCTTTTACGAAACCTTCAGACCGAAGCTCAAATGGCAGCTGTTCAAGCGCATGCGTCGCCTGACTTCGTCGGCGTTTGCCGCGACTTGCCGGCAGGTTGTGGAAAGCTCGCCAGACGAGCAGTTCACCTGGTCGATTGCCAGCGCTACTCAGGCCGAGGTCGCGATGTATAGCCTGTTTGTGATGAACACCCCGGAAGGGCAGGCCGAGAATGACCGGTCGTGCCTGAAGATGGTGTTGCCCTGGTCCTACCTGAATGAGCCTGACGGCCTGAAAAACTACGAAACCTGGATCAGGTACCTGAGCAGCGAAGTGCGGGCCGAACACGGTTACGGGGGGCTGGCCTGTGTTCTGCCTTGTGATGGTCACCAGTATTTACCGTGGGAATATCGTCTGGCTCAGGAATACATCGGGCTGATGGTCGATCCGGGGCCGCATATAGAAAGCCTGCGCCTGCTGGATCGCATCAAGGGCGTCAGTTGGTACACCGTACTGGGTGATTCTTTCGTCAGGCAGTTGGGCGGAAGCGATCAAATGCGCGGGCAGATGAGCGCGCACAGCGATATCGTTTTTCACAGTTACCGCAATGGCCTGCTGATTCGTGCTGGCGCGTCGCCCGAGCTGGGTGGTAGAGGCCTGCCGCCGCCGCAGTCTTACGTAACGGTCAACAGAATGATCAAGCCGATCCGCTTGCAGGACACCGGCAACCTTCATCCTTATCTGGCCCCGGCGCTCGGTTTCACCGAAGAGACCACGGCGCAGTGGTATGCGCGGTTCGATGAAAAGCCCTTGCCGCCGGTCGACGCAGGGCAGGCCTGCCCGCGATCAGGTTGCTGGTTCAGCAGCGCACAGTTTGGCTCTCGACGGCATTTCGACGAGGGCGAAATCATGCCGGCCTTCGCCCATGTAAAAAACAGGAAAACCCAGTGGTTCTGGGCCGGATTATCGTCCTGAGTCTGGAAGGCCGCTCAGTCCCGGCCGCGCAACAGTGTGTTGGGCATGGCCCAGGCCGCCGCCAGACCTAACAGTGAAATGGCTGCGCTGGTGATCAGCAGGTTTCTGAAGGTCAGCCCCAGTTCGGCCCGCAAGGTATCCAGTGCTGGCCCGGTTGCCGCATTGAGGCTGTCGAGCAGCACGTTGCC from Pseudomonas syringae includes:
- a CDS encoding DUF3396 domain-containing protein; translation: MSDSGSDAVRFLNSIGQQSGPVSVDSISGTPVIRLGLITTLYFRDGHSLEARRRIEGCFARFYETFRPKLKWQLFKRMRRLTSSAFAATCRQVVESSPDEQFTWSIASATQAEVAMYSLFVMNTPEGQAENDRSCLKMVLPWSYLNEPDGLKNYETWIRYLSSEVRAEHGYGGLACVLPCDGHQYLPWEYRLAQEYIGLMVDPGPHIESLRLLDRIKGVSWYTVLGDSFVRQLGGSDQMRGQMSAHSDIVFHSYRNGLLIRAGASPELGGRGLPPPQSYVTVNRMIKPIRLQDTGNLHPYLAPALGFTEETTAQWYARFDEKPLPPVDAGQACPRSGCWFSSAQFGSRRHFDEGEIMPAFAHVKNRKTQWFWAGLSS